A genomic segment from Salvelinus alpinus chromosome 8, SLU_Salpinus.1, whole genome shotgun sequence encodes:
- the otos gene encoding otospiralin, with the protein MKLLVQLSILFLCLIACKLTDARAFTPEGVPYDEPPAVPYWPYTTSDFWHYVEYFRSIGAYNHINEMARAFYAHQHLGDTLGYETNEGHEH; encoded by the exons ATGAAGTTGCTGGTTCAGCTTAGtattctcttcctctgtctcatcGCCTGTAAGCTCACCG ATGCCAGAGCCTTCACCCCTGAAGGAG ttCCATATGATGAGCCCCCGGCAGTCCCCTACTGGCCCTACACCACCTCAGACTTCTGGCACTACGTAGAGTACTTCAGGTCCATTGGAGCCTACAACCACATCAATGAAATGGCCCGGGCCTTCTATGCTCACCAACACCTGGGAGACACACTGGGATATGAGACCAACGAGGGACATGAAcattga